One window of the Shewanella khirikhana genome contains the following:
- a CDS encoding type VI secretion system Vgr family protein, whose amino-acid sequence MYHLGSGLRFHFKAEGLAEEVFSPLYFTVDEGLSSDMHGELELLSRDPSLTPEAIVDRSGVLSVWRDGKAIRRFHGVVTAFERRDSGHHHSQYRLVMNSNMARLKLRHNSRIFQQQSLKQILETLLAEMGIADYAFNWDTRHETEQREYCVQYRESDFEFIQRLTAESGVFWLITQGDDNHSIVFCDATSRLTASGLVLPYNALAGGKSEQPFVRRFAYKKQLASGSVALKDYSFKKPAYSFLQQQVGKRLEHQQTGSDTLYEHYDYPGRYKDDTQGKLISQSRLHARRAEAEVARGESDIPQLAAGFKYGLQDHPERSFNRDWLLLSVRHSGEQGAAAEEANTEAPTNFHNQFSALEANLPWQANIPARPMVGGPQIATVVGPNGEEIFCDEHGRVKVQFPWDRYGLANENSSCWVRVSQGWAGAEYGFLAIPRIGHEVIVSFLEGDPDQPIITGRTYHVVNTPPYILPNHKTRTTLKTQTHKGEGFNELRFEDEASREQIYLHAQKDMDRVVNHVRRTEIGVDEHLSVGNDSVAKIKASRHCEIGKDELTRIGQDRHETLGRNLLQKIGGAVQRYIAGGMISRIDGGRQTKIAASDHTSIGADWLIKVGNETGLKAKTIVLDAGDQLTIKGPGGFIKLDSGGVTISGSKVKINEGGSPGKATEPKPVDPEAPASPTAPTAADRR is encoded by the coding sequence ATGTACCATCTTGGGTCAGGTCTGAGATTTCATTTCAAGGCAGAAGGATTGGCTGAAGAAGTCTTCAGTCCCTTATATTTTACAGTAGATGAAGGGTTATCATCGGATATGCACGGCGAGCTTGAGTTGCTTAGCCGTGACCCCTCCCTGACCCCGGAGGCCATTGTTGACAGAAGCGGCGTGCTCAGCGTTTGGCGCGATGGCAAAGCTATCCGGCGCTTCCACGGCGTTGTGACCGCGTTTGAGCGGCGCGATAGCGGACATCATCACAGCCAATATCGTCTGGTGATGAACAGCAATATGGCCAGATTGAAACTGCGTCATAACAGTCGAATTTTCCAGCAACAAAGCCTGAAACAAATTCTGGAAACACTGCTAGCAGAGATGGGGATTGCCGATTATGCCTTCAATTGGGATACCCGCCACGAAACAGAGCAAAGAGAGTATTGTGTTCAATATCGAGAGTCAGACTTTGAGTTTATCCAGCGTCTGACTGCTGAGTCCGGCGTATTTTGGCTGATAACTCAGGGGGACGACAACCACAGCATAGTCTTTTGTGATGCGACTTCTCGCTTAACTGCTTCGGGGCTGGTATTGCCTTATAACGCACTGGCCGGAGGCAAAAGTGAGCAGCCTTTCGTGCGCCGCTTTGCCTACAAGAAGCAGTTGGCATCGGGCAGTGTCGCGCTGAAGGATTACAGTTTTAAAAAACCCGCCTACAGTTTTTTGCAGCAACAGGTTGGTAAGCGTTTAGAGCACCAGCAAACGGGCTCTGATACCTTGTACGAGCATTATGATTACCCTGGTCGCTACAAAGACGATACTCAGGGCAAACTCATTAGCCAAAGTCGCTTACACGCCAGGCGTGCTGAGGCTGAGGTGGCGCGGGGTGAAAGTGATATTCCCCAGCTGGCAGCCGGGTTCAAGTATGGGCTGCAAGATCACCCTGAGCGCAGCTTCAATCGCGACTGGCTGCTGTTGTCTGTTCGTCACAGTGGCGAGCAGGGCGCGGCAGCTGAAGAAGCAAATACCGAAGCTCCAACCAACTTTCACAATCAATTCAGTGCCTTGGAGGCTAATTTGCCTTGGCAGGCTAATATACCGGCGAGGCCAATGGTCGGCGGGCCGCAAATTGCTACGGTCGTTGGGCCAAACGGGGAAGAGATTTTTTGTGATGAGCACGGCCGGGTAAAGGTGCAATTTCCCTGGGACAGATACGGGCTGGCAAATGAAAACAGCAGCTGCTGGGTACGTGTCAGCCAGGGGTGGGCGGGTGCCGAGTACGGTTTTCTCGCCATACCGCGTATCGGCCATGAGGTGATAGTGTCCTTTTTAGAAGGGGACCCGGACCAGCCCATCATTACCGGTCGCACTTATCATGTGGTGAATACACCACCTTATATTTTGCCCAACCATAAGACGCGTACGACCCTGAAAACTCAAACCCATAAAGGGGAGGGATTCAATGAACTGCGCTTTGAAGATGAGGCCAGTCGGGAGCAGATCTATCTCCATGCCCAAAAAGACATGGACAGAGTGGTAAATCACGTTCGTCGTACGGAAATTGGTGTCGATGAACATTTAAGTGTCGGTAATGACAGTGTGGCAAAGATAAAAGCGAGCCGTCACTGTGAAATTGGCAAAGATGAATTGACACGCATAGGGCAAGACAGGCACGAAACTCTGGGACGTAACCTGTTGCAAAAAATTGGTGGTGCTGTGCAGAGGTATATCGCAGGCGGCATGATCTCCCGCATTGACGGTGGCCGTCAGACCAAAATCGCAGCGTCAGATCACACCAGCATTGGTGCTGATTGGTTGATTAAAGTCGGGAATGAGACGGGGCTCAAAGCGAAAACCATAGTCCTTGACGCTGGCGATCAATTGACGATTAAAGGGCCCGGAGGCTTTATTAAGCTCGACAGCGGTGGTGTGACCATCAGCGGCAGTAAGGTCAAAATTAATGAAGGCGGCTCGCCGGGTAAGGCGACAGAACCGAAACCGGTGGATCCCGAAGCGCCAGCCAGCCCGACGGCGCCAACCGCAGCGGACAGGCGTTAA